From Chelonia mydas isolate rCheMyd1 chromosome 22, rCheMyd1.pri.v2, whole genome shotgun sequence, the proteins below share one genomic window:
- the KMT2A gene encoding histone-lysine N-methyltransferase 2A isoform X1, producing the protein MAHSGRWRFPARPGSGGWGRRGLGGSRLRVPAVRNLRAPEPPPQAGAGEAELGGPGSGGAAGSGGGGAVPGSGGPGGPAAGVGPGFDAALQVSAAIGINLRRFRAACGSEAGSGEDEQFLGFGSDEEVKVRSPTRSPTVKSSPRKPRRRPRSSPDRSSAAHSDSSSVCSPLSKSETMSMEKIKKKEIKSGEKKRGRPPALSSVKFKLSQVKDISDIHKGSKEAKENLKKIKRAPSTTFQHAAKIKKLRTGKLSPLKSKFKTGGKLQIGRKAVQIVRRRGRPPSSERLKTASPLIINSQLEKPQRVRKEKDGTPPLTKEEKTAVRQSPRRIKPVRIIPSTKRTDATIAKQLLQRAKKGAQKKIEKEAAKLQGRKGRTQLKNIRQFIMPVVSAISSRIIKTPKRFIEDEDYDPPIKIARLESTPNSRFSATSCGSSEKSSAASQHSSQMSSDSSRSSSPSVDTSTDSQASEEMQALSEERSNTPEAHTPLPISQSPENDNGDRRSRRFSMSERSFGQRAAKKLSTLQSVSQQQSSSSPPPPLLTPPPPLQPATGISDHTPWLMPPTIPLASPFLPTSAAPMQEKRKSILREPTFRWTSLKHSRSEPQYFSSAKYAKEGLIRKPVFDNFRPPPLTPEDVGFASGFSTSGATAPARLFSALHSGTRFDMHKRSPLLRAPRFTPSEAHSRIFESVTLPSSVSRTTAGTSVTGISSRKRKRRVFSPIRSEPRSPSHSMRTRSGRLSTSDLTTLTPQSSVSSSLTNMSVSSLATSALNSTFTFSSHPLTQSGESAERSQRPRKQISTPAEPFSSTNPTPLFPWFTPSPQTERGRNKDRATEELSKDKDVDKSVEKDKSREKDREREKENKRESRKEKRKKGLEIQSSSALFPVGRVSKEKVVNEDVAAASSVKKAAGRKKSSAIDPVADASAVALVDMTAGKTKMPKKGRGGLEKSDLNLSPTVPPLEKDKALCLSAPSSSTVKHSTSSISSMLAQADKLPMTDKRVASLLKKAKAQLYKIEKSKSLKQADQPKAQGQESDSSETSVRGPRIKHVCRRAAVALGRKRAVFPDDMPTLSALPWEEREKILSSMGNDDKSSIAGSEEAEPLAPPIKPIKPVTRNKAPQEPPVKKGRRSRRCGQCPGCQVPEDCGVCTNCLDKPKFGGRNIKKQCCKMRKCQNLQWMPSKAYLQKQAKVVKKKEKKSKTNEKKESHSGKNQVDSGQKPAPQTVLAKEDNALKKSSEPARKPSEEKNEEGNTSVPVLESKQVTASGARKTGKQAPQPLQVPLCQPPSSGPLKKEVPKTIPSEPKKKQTPQPELGIEQSKQKKVTPRPSFPVKQKPKEKEKPPPVNKPENSTLNLLSTLSNGSSSKQKAPTDGVHRIRVDFKEDCEVENVWEMGGLGILTSVPITPRVVCFLCASSGHVEFVYCQVCCEPFHKFCLEESERPLEDQLENWCCRRCKFCHVCGRQHQATKQLLECNKCRNSYHPECLGPNYPTKPTKKKKVWICTKCVRCKSCGSTTPGKGWDAQWSHDFSLCHDCAKLFAKGNFCPLCDKCYDDDDYESKMMQCGKCDRWVHSKCENLSDLPHCNLRPLLLVLSSATTENSLAPLIVDGKDWGMSRQNEMYEILSNLPESVAYTCINCTEQHPAEWRLALEKELQVSLKQVLTALLNSRTTSHLLRYRQAAKPPDLNPETEESIPSRSSPEGPDPPVLTEVSKQEEQQPLDLEGVKRKMDQGGYTSVLEFSDDIVKIIQAAINSDGGQPEVKKANSMVKSFFIRQMERVFPWFSVKKSRFWEPNKVTSNSGMLPNAVLPPSLDHNYAQWQEREENNHTEQPPLMKKIIPAPKPKGPGEPDSPTPLHPPTPPISSSDRSREDSPELNPPPDVEDNRQCALCLKYGDDSANDAGRLLYIGQNEWTHVNCALWSAEVFEDDDGSLKNVHMAVIRGKQLRCEFCQKSGATVGCCLTSCTSNYHFMCSRAKNCVFLDDKKVYCQRHRDLIRGEVVPENGFEVLRRVFVDFEGISLRRKFLSGLEPENIHMMIGSMTIDCLGILNDLSDCEDKLFPIGYQCSRVYWSTTDARKRCVYTCKIMECRPPVIEPDINSTVEHDENRTIAHSPAPPTAETLSKESRNTPEMVNPPSPDRPLHSQTSSSCYYPLISKGPRVRTPIYPLTQRSPGSRPLPSAGSPTPMTHEIVTVGDPLLSSGLRSIGSRRQSTSSLSQQQSKLRMVFPTRVGNTYSRHTVPGVSSIGSSSEHESSAKNIDSFKGSVNLSTSSALAQNSPNSSSSPRMVATSGSKTCHLGGSQSLEIKHSTSSELISKSTSSKGEKTKLSSSKDSDSSAHSFASPGNTKTSTQVLSTSGIELNINKKGTFQEPSSATLSSKDTMPFPSFHQRGPRKDRDLHMDLIQPEKISSVEDIDGKNLKPAGISSRSSASSEHVVSACRDRRQKGKKLTKDTFKEKHSVKTFTDSSQVTASDEGSTKPEFINQVLATEQISQRLCSNVSAEKTGDKSPPAQGASKAPLVQVEVASKEVQAPRKRTVKVTLTPLKMESESQSKNAQKESDAESQSKGAEPTALTELSSTSGSQGDVQGSPSDTPTQESQNNSYPNLPVEDRNLMLQDGTKAQEDGSYKRRYPRRSARARSNMFFGLTPLYGVRSYGEEDIPFYSNSTGKKRGKRSAEGQVDGADDLSTSDEDDLYYYNFTRTVVSSSAEERLGSHNLFKEEEQCNLPKISQLDGVDDGTESDTSVTATTRKVNQVTKRSGKENGTENLKLDRAEEAGEKVQVTKSSTGHKADPKIDNCHAVSRVKTQGQDSLEAQLSSLDTGRRGHASTPSDKNLLDTFNTELLKSDSDNNNSDDCGNILPSDIMDFVLKNTPSMQALGESPESSSSELLTLGEGLGLDSNRGKDMGLFEVFSQQLPTAEPVDSSVSSSISAEEQFELPLELPSDLSVLTTRSPTVPSQNRNRLAVISESALSSSGERSILALPSTESGEKRVTVTEKSASGEGDATLLSPGVDPSPEGHMTPDHFIQGHIDAEHIASPPCAPVEQGHGSNQDLTRNSGTPGLQVPVSPTVPLQNQKYVPNSTDSPGPSQISNAAVQTTPPHLKPATEKLLVVNQNMQPLYVLQTLPNGVTQKIQLTPSGSSTQSVMETNTSVLGPMGSALTLTTELNPSLPSSQSLFPPTSKGLLPMSHHQHLHTFPTATQSGFPPNIGSPASGLLIGVQPPPDPQLLVSEASQRTDLGTTVTTPTSGLGKKRPISRLQSRKNKKLAPSGTPSAIAPSEMVSNMTLINFAPSQLSNSPLDLGTLGNSTPHRTVPNIIKRSKSGVMYFEQASLLPQGVGAAPAAAVGTSSSIIGPDAGHLTTGPVPGLASNSSVLNVVSMQATAAPSTGGSVPGHVLGQGSVTLTSPGLLGDLGSISNLLIKASQQSLGLQEQHMTLPPGSGMFSQLGTSQTPATAAMTAASSICVLPSAQTMGMTVAQSSTDPEGPYQLQHMTQLLAIKNASSQLDLATASAPQLSSFPQLVDIPNNTGLEQSKVSSTVMHASSASPGGSPSSGQQSASSSVLGPTKMKPKIKRIQPPLDKGNGKKHKTPHMWTSPPEVHIPDRGANAVSQVSTAGTPAVKADIQDTSIDQLPQKPSGQPAGQMAILTEPQSVQNTANEQENTGSKASEEEEGTFSSPLMFWLQQEQKRKESLGEKKPKKGLVFEISSDDGFQICAESIEDAWKSLTDKVQEARSNARLKQLSFAGVNGLRMLGIIHDAVVFLIEQLYGAKHCHNYKFRFHKPEETNEPPLNPHGSARAEVHLRKSAFDMFNFLASKHRQPPEYNPNDEEEEEVQLKSARRATSMDLPMPMRFRHLKKTSKEAVGVYRSPIHGRGLFCKRNIDAGEMVIEYSGNVIRSILTDKREKYYDSKGIGCYMFRIDDSEVVDATMHGNAARFINHSCEPNCYSRVINIDGQKHIVIFAMRKIYRGEELTYDYKFPIEDASNKLPCNCGAKKCRKFLN; encoded by the exons TGAAATCTAGTCCACGAAAACCTCGTAGGAGACCCAGAAGCAGTCCCGATCGAAGTTCAGCTGCACACTCAGACTCTTCATCAGTGTGTTCCCCCCTGAGCAAGTCTGAAACCATGTCCATGGAAAAGATAAAGAAGAAGGAAATTAAAAGTGGGGAAAAGAAACGAGGAAGACCTCCAGCACTTAGTAGTGTGAAGTTCAAGTTATCACAAGTAAAGGACATCTCCGATATTCATAAGGGGAGCAAAGAAGCAAAAGAGaatctgaagaaaataaaaagggcaCCATCCACTACATTTCAGCATGCTGCAAAAATCAAGAAGTTACGAACTGGTAAACTCTCCCCACTGAAGTCTAAATTCAAGACTGGGGGGAAACTTCAGATTGGGAGGAAAGCGGTTCAGATTGTGCGCAGGAGAGGAAGGCCACCCTCTTCAGAACGTTTAAAGACTGCCTCACCACTAATCATTAATTCACAGCTGGAGAAACCCCAGAGGGTACGTAAGGAGAAAGATGGCACACCACCACtcacaaaagaagaaaagactgCTGTCAGACAGAGCCCGCGCAGGATTAAGCCTGTTAGGATTATTCCTTCTACTAAGAGGACAGATGCAACAATTGCTAAGCAACTCTTGCAGAGGGCTAAAAAGGGGGCACAAAAGAAGATTGAGAAAGAAGCAGCTAAACTGCAGGGTAGAAAGGGAAGGACTCAGCTCAAAAACATCCGGCAGTTCATCATGCCAGTTGTGAGTGCTATCTCTTCGCGGATCATTAAAACACCCAAGCGATTCATTGAAGATGAAGACTATGATCCTCCTATAAAAATAGCTCGCCTCGAGTCCACACCAAACAGCAGGTTTAGTGCTACATCTTGTGGGTCCAGTGAAAAATCAAGTGCGGCTTCTCAGCACTCATCTCAGATGTCTTCAGATTCCTCACGATCTAGTAGTCCTAGTGTAGATACATCTACCGACTCTCAGGCGTCCGAGGAGATGCAGGCACTTTCCGAAGAACGCAGCAATACTCCAGAAGCTCATACCCCTTTACCTATTTCTCAGTCCCCAGAAAATGATAACGGTGATAGGAGAAGCAGGAGGTTTTCAATGTCAGAAAGGAGTTTCGGCCAAAGGGCAGCTAAAAAACTGTCAACCTTGCAAAGTGTGTCCCAGCAGCagtcctcttcctctcctcctccacctctgctcactcctcccccaccattACAGCCTGCTACTGGCATCTCAGACCACACACCTTGGCTTATGCCTCCAACGATACCATTGGCTTCACCTTTTCTGCCCACCTCTGCTGCACCCATGCAAGAGAAACGGAAATCAATTCTACGAGAACCAACATTCAGGTGGACCTCTCTGAAGCATTCTAGGTCAGAACCACAGTACTTTTCCTCAGCAAAGTATGCCAAAGAAGGTCTCATCCGTAAACCAGTATTTGATAACTTTAGACCTCCACCACTGACTCCAGAGGATGTTGGCTTTGCATCTGGTTTTTCAACATCTGGTGCTACGGCTCCAGCTCGCTTGTTTTCTGCTCTTCATTCTGGAACAAGATTTGATATGCACAAAAGAAGTCCTCTGCTTCGAGCTCCAAGATTCACTCCAAGTGAGGCCCACTCCAGAATTTTTGAATCTGTAACCTTGCCTTCATCTGTTAGTCGAACCACTGCAGGAACTTCTGTGACAGGCATATCTTCTAGGAAACGAAAGAGAAGAGTGTTTAGCCCGATCCgatcagaacccagatctccttcACACTCCATGaggacaagaagtggaagacttaGTACCTCTGACCTGACAACTCTCACCCCTCAATCTTCTGTCTCTTCCTCACTAACTAACATGTCTGTTAGTTCTCTTGCCACTAGTGCCTTAAACTcaacttttactttttcttcccaTCCCCTGACCCAGTCTGGGGAATCAGCAGAGAGAAGCCAGAGACCAAGGAAGCAGATCAGCACTCCAGCTGAGCCTTTCTCATCCACTAATCCTACTCCTCTCTTTCCCTGGTTCACACCAAGTccccagacagagagagggagaaataaaGACAGGGCTACAGAGGAACTGTCCAAAGATAAAGACGTTGACAAAAGTGTGGAAAAGGACAAGagcagagagaaagacagagaaagagaaaaagagaacaaACGCGAATcgagaaaagagaaaaggaaaaaagggttAGAAATTCAAAGTAGCTCTGCTTTGTTTCCTGTAGGTAGAGTGTCCAAAGAAAAAGTTGTTAATGAAGATGTTGCAGCAGCATCTTCAGTTAAAAAAGCTGCGGGGCGGAAGAAGTCTTCAGCAATAGATCCTGTGGCAGATGCTTCCGCTGTGGCTCTTGTAGATATGACAGCTGGCAAAACCAAAATGCCTAAGAAAGGTAGAGGGGGCTTAGAAAAATCAGATCTAAACCTAAGCCCCACTGTTCCGCCCCTGGAGAAAGACAAAGCCCTATGCCTCTCTGCTCCTTCGTCAAGCACTGTTAAACATTCCacttcctccatcagctctatgtTGGCTCAAGCGGACAAACTTCCAATGACTGATAAGAGGGTGGCTAGTCTCCTAAAAAAGGCTAAAGCCCAGCTGTACAAGATTGAGAAGAGCAAATCCCTCAAACAAGCAGATCAGCCAAAAGCACAG GGTCAAGAGAGTGATTCATCAGAGACTTCAGTGCGAGGACCACGAATAAAACATGTCTGCAGGAGGGCGGCTGTAGCACTAGGCCGTAAGCGGGCAGTGTTTCCTGATGACATGCCTACTCTGAGTGCCTTACCATGGGAAGAACGAGAGAAGATATTGTCTTCCATGGGGAATGATG ataaGTCATCAATAGCTGGCTCAGAAGAGGCTGAACCCCTTGCTCCACCTATCAAACCAATTAAGCCAGTTACCAGAAACAAGGCACCCCAAGAGCCTCCAGTGAAGAAAGGTCGGCGCTCAAGGCGCTGTGGGCAGTGCCCAGGCTGCCAGGTCCCAGAGGACTGTGGTGTCTGTACTAACTGTCTAGACAAACCGAAGTTTGGTGGACGCAACATAAAGAAACAGTGCTGCAA GatgaggaaatgccagaatctGCAATGGATGCCTTCAAAGGCCTATCTCCAGAAGCAAGCTAAAG TtgtgaaaaagaaagagaagaaatccAAGACCAATGAAAAGAAAGAGAGCCATTCTGGGAAGAACCAAGTGGATTCTGGACAGAAACCAGCTCCTCAGACTGTTTTAGCAAAAGAAGATAATGCCTTGAAGAAGAGCAGTGAACCTGCCCGAAAGCCAAGTGAGGAGAAGAATGAAGAGGGAAATACCTCTGTCCCAGTGTTGGAATCCAAACAGGTCACTGCTTCTGGTGCCAGAAAAACTGGCAAACAGGCACCCCAGCCATTGCAAGTTCCCCTTTGTCAGCCGCCTAGCTCAGGACCACTGAAAAAAGAAGTACCTAAAACCATCCCTAGCGAGCCCAAGAAAAAACAGACACCCCAACCAGAATTAG GCATAGAGCAAAGCAAACAGAAGAAAGTTACTCCCCGTCCAAGTTTCCCTGTGAAACAGAAACCAAAAGAAAAG GAAAAACCTCCTCCAGTCAACAAGCCAGAGAACAGCACACTAAATTTGCTCAGTACTCTGTCAAATGGAAGCAGTTCCAAGCAAAAGGCACCTACGGATGGAGTCCACAGGATCAGAGTGGACTTCAAG GAGGATTGTGAAGTGGAGAACGTTTGGGAGATGGGCGGGTTAGGCATTCTGACCTCGGTACCTATCACTCCCAGAGTGGTCTGCTTTCTCTGTGCCAGCAGTGGACACGTGGAG TTTGTGTATTGTCAGGTCTGTTGTGAGCCTTTCCACAAGTTCTGTTTAGAAGAGAGTGAGCGCCCTCTGGAGGACCAGTTGGAAAACTGGTGCTGTCGTCGTTGCAAGTTCTGTCATGTATGTGGGAGACAGCACCAGGCCACAAAG cagTTGTTGGAGTGTAATAAGTGCCGAAACAGCTATCACCCTGAGTGCCTGGGACCAAACTACCCAACAAAACCCACCAAGAAAAAGAAAGTTTGG ATCTGTACCAAATGTGTTCGCTGCAAGAGCTGTGGTTCAACAACTCCAGGCAAAGGATGGGATGCACAGTGGTCTCATGACTTCTCACTGTGTCATGATTGTGCCAAACTCTTTGCTAAAG GAAACTTCTGCCCACTCTGTGACAAGTGCTATGATGACGATGACTATGAGAGTAAGATGATGCAGTGTGGGAAGTGTGATCGCTGGGTCCACTCCAAATGTGAAAATCTTTCAG acctcccccactgcaacttgagaccattgcttcttgttctgtcatctgctaccactgagaacagcctagctccattgattGTTGATGGGAAAGACTGGGGTATGTCTAGACAAA ATGAGATGTATGAAATCCTCTCTAACCTTCCTGAGAGTGTGGCATACACCTGCATTAACTGCACAGAGCAGCACCCTGCTGAATGGCGGCTGGCACTGGAAAAGGAGCTGCAAGTTTCTTTGAAGCAGGTTTTAACAGCCTTGTTAAATTCCAGGACTACCAGTCACTTACTTCGTTACAGACAG GCAGCCAAGCCACCTGATTTAAATCCTGAGACAGAAGAGAGTATCCCATCCAGAAGTTCTCCTGAAGGTCCAGATCCTCCTGTTCTAACAGAGGTCAGcaagcaggaggagcagcagcctctggacctggaaggagtgaaaagaaaaatggatCAAGGAGGTTACACTTCCGTG TTGGAATTTAGTGACGATATTGTGAAGATTATTCAAGCAGCCATTAATTCAGATGGAGGGCAGCCAGAAGTTAAAAAAGCTAATAGCATGGTCAAGTCCTTCTTTATTCGG caaaTGGAGCGTGTTTTTCCATGGTTCAGTGTAAAAAAATCCAGGTTTTGGGAGCCAAATAAAGTAACAAGCAA CAGTGGAATGTTGCCGAATGCAGTGCTGCCCCCTTCACTTGACCATAATTATGCTCAGTGGCAGGAGCGTGAAGAGAATAACCACACTGAACAGCCCCCTTTGATGAAGAAAATCATTCCAGCTCCAAAACCCAAAGGGCCTGGAGAACCAGATTCACCAACACCGCTGCATCCGCCGACACCACCTATCTCTA GCTCTGATAGAAGCCGGGAGGATAGCCCTGAacttaatccacctcctgatgtaGAAGACAACAGGCAGTGTGCACTCTGTCTGAAATATGGCGATGATAGTGCTAAC GATGCTGGACGTCTCCTGTACATTGGCCAGAACGAATGGACACATGTAAACTGTGCTTTATGGTCAGCAGAAGTGTTTGAGGATGATGATGGGTCTCTGAAAAATGTACACATGGCTGTGATCAGAGGGAAGCAGTTG AGATGCGAGTTCTGCCAAAAGTCGGGCGCCACAGTAGGCTGCTGCCTCACTTCCTGCACGAGCAACTATCACTTCATGTGCTCCCGAGCCAAGAACTGTGTCTTTCTGGACGATAAGAAAGTGTACTGCCAGCGGCATCGCGACTTGATCAGAGGAGAG GTGGTACCGGAGAATGGGTTTGAAGTTCTTAGAAGAGTTTTTGTGGACTTTGAAGGGATCAGTTTGAGAAGAAAATTTCTTAGTGGCCTGGAGCCAGAAAACATCCACATGATGATTG GTTCAATGACTATAGACTGCTTGGGAATTCTGAATGATCTGTCAGACTGTGAAGACAAGCTGTTCCCCATTGGTTATCA GTGTTCCAGGGTGTACTGGAGCACAACAGATGCTCGGAAGCGCTGTGTGTATACTTGTAAGATCATGGAATGTCGACCTCCTGTCATAGAGCCAGATATCAATAGCACTGTAGAGCATGATGAGAACAGGACGATTGCTCATAGTCCAGCACCCCCAACAG CAGAAACTCTATCCAAAGAGAGTCGAAATACACCAGAAATGGTGAACCCTCCATCTCCAGATCGTCCCCTGCATTCTCAGACCTCCAGTTCCTGTTACTATCCTCTGATCTCAAAAGGTCCCAGGGTCAGGACACCAATCTATCCCCTAACACAGCGGTCTCCCGGGTCTAGGCCTTTGCCCTCTGCAG GAAGTCCTACGCCAATGACCCATGAAATAGTAACAGTGGGAGACCCTTTATTATCATCTGGACTTAGAAGCATTGGCTCTAGGAGACAGAGTACCTCCTCTTTGTCACAACAGCAGTCAAAACTCCGAATGGTTTTTCCCACCAGAGTTGGGAACACTTACTCCAGACACACTGTGCCTGGAGTATCTAGTATCGGATCCTCATCAGAACATGAATCAAGCGCAAAAAATATAGACAGCTTCAAAGGGTCAGTGAATTTAAGCACTTCAAGTGCGTTAGCTCAAAATAGCCCTAACTCTTCAAGCTCTCCAAGAATGGTAGCTACAAGTGGAAGTAAAACTTGTCATTTGGGTGGATCTCAGTCTTTAGAAATAAAACACTCTACCAGTTCAGAGTTGATTTCCAAAAGCACATCTTCAAAGGGAGAGAAGACAAAATTGTCGAGTTCAAAGGACTCAGATTCTTCAGCTCATAGCTTTGCTTCACCTGGGAATACTAAAACGTCCACCCAAGTGCTTAGTACATCAGGCATAGaattaaacattaataaaaagGGAACTTTTCAAGAACCTTCTTCTGCAACACTTTCTTCCAAAGATACAATGCCCTTTCCATCTTTTCATCAGAGAGGCCCAAGGAAAGATAGAGACCTACATATGGACCTCATACAACCAGAAaaaatctcttctgttgaagaCATAGATGGAAAGAACTTAAAGCCTGCTGGAATAAGTAGCAGGTCTTCTGCATCAAGTGAGCATGTGGTTTCCGCTTGCAGAGACAGAcgacagaaaggaaaaaagttaaCAAAAGACACTTTCAAAGAGAAACATTCTGTAAAAACTTTTACAGACTCAAGTCAAGTGACAGCCAGTGATGAAGGAAGCACAAAACCAGAATTTATCAATCAGGTTTTGGCAACTGAACAGATTAGTCAGAGGTTGTGTAGTAATGTTTCTGCTGAGAAAACTGGGGATAAGTCTCCACCTGCACAAGGGGCATCTAAAGCTCCATTGGTGCAAGTTGAAGTGGCCTCCAAGGAAGTGCAGGCTCCTAGAAAACGCACAGTTAAAGTAACCCTGACTCCTCTCAAGATGGAAAGTGAAAGCCAATCTAAAAATGCACAGAAAGAAAGTGATGCCGAATCGCAGAGTAAGGGTGCAGAACCAACTGCTTTGACAGAGCTGTCTTCAACTTCTGGAAGCCAAGGAGATGTTCAGGGAAGTCCAAGTGATACTCCTACCCAGGAATCTCAAAATAATTCTTATCCGAATCTGCCCGTTGAAGACAGAAACTTGATGCTTCAGGATGGAACTAAAGCTCAGGAAGATGGTTCCTACAAGCGGAGATATCCCCGGCGAAGTGCTCGGGCAAGATCTAACATGTTCTTTGGATTAACTCCTTTGTATGGTGTGAGATCTTATGGAGAGGAAGACATTCCATTCTACAGCAACTCAACTGGGAAGAAGCGAGGAAAGAGGTCTGCAGAAGGACAAGTAGATGGTGCAGATGACTTAAGTACTTCTGATGAAGATGATTTGTACTACTACAATTTCACTAGGACAGTGGTTTCCTCAAGTGCAGAAGAGAGGCTTGGATCCCATAATTTATTCAAGGAGGAGGAGCAGTGCAATCTTCCAAAAATCTCCCAGCTAGATGGTGTGGATGATGGAACAGAAAGTGATACAAGTGTTACAGCAACAACAAGAAAAGTAAATCAGGTAACCAAAAGAAGTGGCAAAGAAAATGGGACTGAAAACTTAAAACTTGATCGAGCTGAAGAAGCTGGAGAGAAAGTACAGGTCACCAAGAGCTCTACTGGCCATAAAGCTGACCCAAAGATTGATAATTGCCATGCGGTAAGCAGGGTTAAAACACAGGGTCAGGATTCCTTGGAAGCTCAGCTAAGTTCCTTGGACACAGGCCGTAGAGGTCATGCTAGCACACCCTCAGATAAGAACTTATTGGATACTTTTAACACAGAACTGCTAAAATCAGACTCTGACAATAACAATAGCGATGACTGTGGAAACATTCTCCCTTCGGACATCATGGACTTTGTACTAAAGAATACACCATCGATGCAGGCTTTAGGAGAAAGCCCGGAGTCATCTTCATCTGAACTTCTAACACTGGGGGAAGGGCTAGGTCTTGATAGTAATCGTGGCAAGGACATGGGTTTGTTTGAAGTGTTTTCTCAACAGCTGCCAACTGCTGAACCAGTGGATAGTAGTGTTTCTTCCTCTATATCAGCAGAGGAGCAGTTTGAGCTGCCTTTAGAACTTCCATCAGATCTCTCCGTTCTAACTACTCGTAGTCCTACTGTGCCCAGCCAAAACCGCAACAGGCTTGCTGTAATTTCAGAGTCTGCACTCTCATCTTCGGGAGAGAGGTCTATACTGGCTTTACCTTCCACAGAATCTGGAGAGAAGAGAGTTACAGTTACAGAAAAATCTGCCTCTGGTGAAGGGGATGCAACTCTTCTAAGCCCAGGGGTAGACCCAAGCCCTGAAGGACATATGACTCCTGATCATTTCATCCAAGGTCACATAGATGCAGAGCACATAGCCAGCCCACCTTGCGCCCCAGTAGAGCAAGGACATGGCAGCAACCAGGATTTAACTAGGAACAGCGGTACTCCTGGACTCCAAGTGCCAGTATCTCCTACTGTTCCTCTTCAAAACCAAAAATACGTTCCAAACTCCACTGACAGTCCTGGTCCATCTCAGATTTCTAATGCTGCAGTACAGACAACCCCACCCCACCTAAAACCAGCCACTGAAAAACTTCTGGTAGTCAATCAAAATATGCAGCCTCTGTATGTCCTCCAGACTCTTCCCAATGGTGTTACACAAAAAATACAGCTGACTCCTTCTGGTAGTTCCACACAGAGCGTAATGGAGACCAATACTTCAGTGCTAGGGCCCATGGGAAGTGCACTTACATTGACTACGGAATTAAATCCAAGCCTGCCATCATCTCAGTCTTTATTCCCCCCTACTAGCAAAGGACTGCTGCCTATGTCCCATCACCAGCATTTGCATACCTTTCCCACAGCTACTCAGAGTGGTTTCCCACCAAATATTGGCAGTCCTGCATCAGGTCTCCTTATTGGTGTACAGCCACCTCCTGATCCTCAGCTTTTAGTGTCTGAAGCAAGCCAGAGGACAGACCTTGGCACTACAGTTACCACCCCGACCTCTGGCCTTGGGAAGAAAAGGCCAATATCCCGACTGCAGTCCCGAAAGAATAAAAAGCTAGCTCCATCTGGAACCCCTTCTGCCATAGCGCCTTCTGAGATGGTTTCCAACATGACTTTGATTAATTTTGCTCCCTCCCAACTTTCCAACAGCCCATTAGATTTGGGGACCCTTGGAAATTCAACACCCCATAGAACTGTTCCCAATATTATTAAAAGGTCTAAGTCTGGAGTCATGTATTTTGAGCAAGCGTCTTTGCTGCCCCAAGGTGtgggagcagcccctgctgcgGCAGTTGGCACTTCATCCAGCATTATTGGACCAGATGCCGGCCACCTCACGACAGGGCCAGTGCCGGGACTAGCATCAAATTCATCAGTGCTGAATGTTGTGTCCATGCAGGCCACAGCAGCACCTAGCACTGGTGGGTCAGTACCTGGCCATGTTTTGGGACAGGGTTCTGTAACATTAACTAGCCCTGGATTGTTGGGAGACCTTGGCTCAATAAGCAATCTTTTGATCAAAGCCAGTCAGCAAAGTCTTGGTCTTCAGGAACAGCACATGACTTTGCCACCAGGTTCTGGGATGTTTTCACAACTGGGGACGTCGCAAACTCCAGCTACAGCAGCAATGACAGCTGCATCAAGCATATGTGTATTGCCTTCAGCACAGACTATGGGCATGACAGTTGCTCAATCATCCACTGACCCAGAAGGTCCTTATCAGCTTCAGCATATGACACAACTTTTAGCCATCAAAAATGCTTCTTCTCAGCTGGATCTTGCCACTGCTTCAGCACCTCAGTTGTCAAGCTTTCCACAGTTAGTGGACATTCCTAACAACACAGGACTCGAGCAAAGCAAGGTTTCCTCAACTGTAATGCATGCCAGTTCAGCTTCGCCTGGAGGCTCCCCGTCATCTGGCCAACAGTCTGCAAGTAGCTCAGTGCTTGGTCCCACAAAAATGAAGCCAAAAATTAAACGAATTCAACCGCCTTTAGACAAAGGGAATGGAAAGAAGCATAAAACTCCTCACATGTGGACCAGTCCCCCTGAAGTACACATTCCAGACAGAGGGGCCAATGCTGTATCCCAGGTCTCAACTGCAGG GACTCCTGCAGTGAAGGCAGACATTCAAGATACAAGTATAGATCAGCTACCACAAAAGCCATCTGGGCAGCCTGCAGG GCAAATGGCAATTCTTACAGAGCCACAGTCAGTGCAGAACACAGCAAATGAGCAAGAAAATACAG GATCCAAAGcttctgaggaggaggaaggcactTTCAGCTCCCCGCTTATGTTTTGGCTGCAGCAAGaacaaaagaggaaagaaagtcTTGGTGAGAAGAAGCCAAAGAAAGGACTAGTTTTCGAGATCTCAAGTGATGACGGTTTTCAGATCTGTGCAGAAAGTATTGAAG ATGCCTGGAAATCACTGACTGATAAAGTTCAAGAAGCTCGTTCCAATGCCCGTCTGAAGCAGCTATCGTTTGCAG